One Paraglaciecola mesophila genomic region harbors:
- a CDS encoding glycosyltransferase family 2 protein: MKYKTSDIAVVIPAFNCSATIINTLDRVFKQSPLPGEVIIVNDGSTDDTEAVIMSSRYFSLINYIYQDNAGPAVARNTAINNTEKLWVAFLDADDLWIDDCKLAKQIELANSNPLATLIDSFACIDWQGSKKINVKNVKNGNVFTEFLKSNAVNATSSVLAKTEIIKKVGGFNPSLKLGEDRLLWAKLAKEGEVHTLPLITVNKINEQGNLTSKGMKNYKYRLELVTELLDLEPVSENDVKSIWLVNLGEFMNLAFRTNNAKGFLMVFNDARKLSGHKVLTTKYIMLALYCKLFGTFKPFV; the protein is encoded by the coding sequence ATGAAATACAAAACTAGCGATATCGCTGTTGTTATACCAGCTTTTAATTGTTCGGCGACGATAATCAATACTTTAGATAGGGTTTTCAAGCAATCCCCTTTGCCAGGGGAAGTTATAATTGTTAATGACGGCTCCACCGACGATACAGAAGCGGTCATTATGAGTTCGAGGTATTTTTCCTTGATAAATTATATTTATCAAGATAATGCAGGCCCTGCCGTCGCGCGCAATACAGCAATAAACAATACAGAAAAGCTTTGGGTTGCTTTTTTAGACGCAGATGATCTCTGGATAGATGACTGTAAGCTAGCTAAGCAAATTGAGTTGGCTAATAGTAATCCCCTAGCAACACTGATCGATAGCTTTGCATGTATTGATTGGCAAGGCTCAAAAAAAATTAACGTTAAAAATGTTAAGAATGGAAACGTTTTTACTGAATTTTTGAAATCTAATGCCGTAAATGCCACTTCGTCTGTACTAGCAAAAACTGAAATTATTAAAAAAGTTGGAGGATTTAATCCTTCGCTGAAACTAGGAGAAGACCGATTATTATGGGCAAAACTTGCTAAGGAAGGTGAAGTTCATACGCTCCCCCTAATTACAGTAAACAAAATTAATGAGCAAGGAAATTTAACTTCTAAAGGTATGAAAAACTATAAGTATCGGCTTGAACTAGTAACTGAATTACTTGATCTTGAGCCTGTAAGCGAGAATGACGTGAAATCAATTTGGCTTGTTAATCTTGGTGAGTTTATGAATCTTGCTTTTAGAACTAATAATGCAAAAGGCTTTCTTATGGTTTTTAACGACGCTCGTAAACTTTCTGGACATAAAGTCTTAACAACAAAATATATAATGCTAGCACTATATTGCAAGCTATTCGGAACTTTTAAACCGTTTGTCTAA
- a CDS encoding sulfotransferase family 2 domain-containing protein, giving the protein MAKIPWKYKRLVNKFFYLFREKPIALKGLKNFLYHIRNLLRLGKMPQADLTGEKVLSKNKGYLYVAIPKVATRSILSYFEKYDERDALVLHSSLNNIISENDDIVSAYWFSFVRNPWARAYSCWLDKISNQLKFCDITIISRYEGLKPDMPFDKFVEWLCSEEGSDEHADRHWMSQYELLGGEKYVEEFNFIGKIENLSDDFSIVGSKINVGPNKLPELNLNQKDPLSYRDKYNDATKALIAKRYKKDVTYFKYNF; this is encoded by the coding sequence ATGGCAAAGATACCATGGAAGTATAAACGGTTAGTTAATAAGTTTTTTTATTTGTTTCGTGAGAAGCCTATCGCTTTAAAGGGTTTAAAGAATTTTTTATATCACATCAGAAATTTACTTAGACTAGGAAAGATGCCACAAGCAGACTTGACGGGCGAAAAAGTTTTATCGAAAAATAAGGGGTACCTATATGTCGCAATTCCAAAGGTTGCTACACGCAGTATTTTAAGTTATTTCGAAAAATATGATGAAAGAGATGCTTTAGTTTTACATTCAAGTTTAAACAATATTATTTCAGAGAACGACGATATCGTGTCTGCATATTGGTTTAGTTTCGTAAGAAACCCTTGGGCGAGAGCATATTCTTGTTGGCTAGATAAAATTTCTAATCAACTTAAATTTTGTGACATTACAATAATTAGTCGTTATGAGGGGCTGAAGCCGGATATGCCTTTTGATAAATTTGTTGAATGGCTATGTTCTGAGGAAGGGAGCGATGAACACGCGGATCGTCACTGGATGTCGCAATACGAACTTCTCGGTGGAGAAAAATATGTTGAGGAATTCAATTTCATAGGAAAAATTGAAAATTTAAGTGATGATTTTTCGATAGTCGGAAGTAAGATAAATGTTGGACCGAATAAGTTACCCGAATTAAATCTCAATCAGAAAGACCCTCTTAGCTATCGTGATAAATATAATGATGCTACTAAGGCGTTGATTGCTAAACGGTATAAAAAAGATGTTACCTATTTTAAATATAATTTCTAA
- a CDS encoding serine acetyltransferase encodes MINSKSDYLRYKQMDAENGTFNINLKEYIFNDIWRFLRALRYAEYIHNTKRGTFWKAYKLYVKFRYKSIGKKLGFSIPMNVFGAGLMLPHYGNIVVNSRAKIGENCKIHIGVNIGADYSDSTKAPVLGNNCYIAPGAKLFGGIILGDNVKIGANAVVNKSFTGNDITLVGVPAKKLNK; translated from the coding sequence ATGATTAATAGTAAAAGTGATTACTTACGATATAAACAGATGGATGCTGAAAATGGCACCTTTAATATTAATTTAAAAGAATATATTTTTAATGATATTTGGCGCTTCTTAAGAGCACTGCGCTACGCTGAGTATATTCATAATACTAAGCGGGGAACATTCTGGAAAGCTTATAAACTATATGTGAAGTTTAGGTATAAAAGTATAGGAAAAAAATTGGGATTTAGTATCCCTATGAATGTTTTTGGAGCAGGTTTGATGTTACCTCACTACGGTAATATTGTAGTGAATTCAAGAGCAAAAATTGGTGAAAACTGCAAAATACACATAGGTGTTAATATTGGAGCTGATTATAGTGATAGTACAAAAGCGCCAGTCCTAGGTAACAACTGTTATATAGCACCTGGTGCAAAGTTATTTGGAGGAATAATATTAGGTGACAATGTTAAAATAGGAGCTAACGCTGTTGTTAACAAAAGTTTTACTGGGAATGATATAACTTTGGTTGGTGTTCCAGCTAAAAAATTAAATAAGTAA
- a CDS encoding O-antigen ligase family protein: MKITLDTLKRAYLFTTVFYYCGFLTFTSRLLSGGGTGDLMSANASGNAAKQVIGILLLLSGVYLLLKVEKKLLFSMLIKSLWWWVIIAFFLASMYWSYEPGITLRRSIAFITLVVAGFCVVSHFDAESLMYFIAKTLFVVAVMGLIYLVISPSNALGGHGEGDRANMFIGIMSDKNGGARLYAYGILILVGLGYYHRRNHKIMLAVFSICLIFANSATAIVMVFAGVGLITLFKIMRSHSPNMNLRRVIIITFLLVAAAVAVSYLYAFLLELLGRDPTLTNRTIIWSLLDESIEAESTLGYGFGAFWVSDAVTSFVERWSYIGNAHSGYYEVMLYGGKVGLGLVIILTLKIVKDLVQGYIVSDKNALLAALLAIILMQCIVNYIGFVIMNHNSADMLIYTIISFVASISLVQRTNNTNVAH, from the coding sequence ATGAAAATCACCCTCGATACCCTAAAACGTGCGTATTTATTCACCACTGTATTCTATTATTGCGGTTTTCTTACCTTTACTTCACGCTTATTAAGCGGTGGTGGCACAGGTGATTTAATGAGTGCGAATGCGTCAGGTAACGCGGCAAAGCAAGTGATAGGTATCCTGTTGTTGCTGTCGGGGGTGTACTTATTACTTAAAGTTGAAAAAAAACTACTGTTTTCTATGCTCATCAAAAGTTTATGGTGGTGGGTGATAATTGCTTTCTTCTTGGCATCTATGTATTGGTCATACGAGCCAGGTATTACTTTGCGGCGCAGTATTGCTTTCATTACGCTTGTTGTCGCAGGCTTCTGTGTGGTGTCGCACTTTGATGCTGAATCCTTAATGTATTTTATCGCCAAGACGTTATTTGTGGTAGCGGTGATGGGGCTGATTTATCTTGTGATTTCACCAAGTAATGCGCTGGGCGGTCATGGTGAAGGTGACAGGGCCAATATGTTTATAGGTATTATGAGTGATAAGAACGGTGGCGCCCGCTTGTACGCTTACGGCATTTTAATTTTAGTTGGCCTGGGGTATTACCATAGGCGCAACCATAAAATTATGCTGGCCGTATTCAGTATTTGTCTAATTTTTGCCAACTCAGCAACAGCGATTGTGATGGTCTTTGCCGGTGTGGGCTTAATCACGCTGTTTAAAATCATGCGCTCACATAGCCCTAATATGAATTTGAGACGGGTGATCATTATTACCTTTCTATTGGTGGCGGCAGCCGTGGCTGTGTCTTACCTTTATGCATTTTTGCTTGAGCTTTTAGGGCGAGACCCAACGTTAACCAATCGAACTATTATCTGGAGTTTGCTTGATGAGTCCATTGAAGCCGAAAGCACTTTGGGTTACGGCTTTGGGGCATTTTGGGTCAGTGATGCGGTAACCAGCTTTGTGGAACGCTGGAGTTACATAGGCAATGCCCACAGTGGTTATTACGAAGTCATGTTATATGGCGGAAAAGTCGGTTTAGGGCTTGTCATTATTCTTACCCTTAAAATCGTTAAAGATTTAGTGCAAGGCTACATCGTCAGTGATAAAAACGCGTTGTTAGCTGCTTTGTTAGCCATTATTTTGATGCAATGCATCGTTAATTACATTGGCTTTGTCATTATGAATCACAATAGTGCTGACATGCTTATTTATACCATTATTTCTTTTGTTGCTTCGATTTCACTTGTACAGCGTACAAATAACACAAACGTTGCTCATTAA
- a CDS encoding glycosyltransferase has product MAKISIVLHDLRGGGAEKMMVRLANQLAEKGDNVEMILLTAGGVNKPFLSELVTLVELNSARTLSAFSPLRKHLKASNPDGILAALTHVNVITSVVCASLGWLSRLSVSERNTFSLDRKVNSGLVMKTTYAIAPFIYRFIPNPVIAVSKGVADDLVACSVVRQKDVCTASNPVITQETRHAATQNAKHPWLMNKTGKIVVAVGRLSDQKGFDMLIDAFANVAKETDARLVIFGEGELRPELQRKIEQHHISQSVDLAGYTDNPIAEIKRADLFVLSSRFEGSPNVLVEAMSVGCRVVAFDCPSGPLEILDGGSVAPLVEYKNVSALAQTMATELASENTPDNRNRITDAVTRFSAENSANEYRQLIFAHAHVK; this is encoded by the coding sequence ATGGCGAAAATCAGTATTGTTTTACATGATCTGCGTGGTGGTGGTGCCGAAAAAATGATGGTGCGCCTAGCGAATCAATTAGCTGAAAAGGGTGATAACGTAGAAATGATCCTGCTTACTGCAGGCGGCGTGAACAAGCCCTTTTTAAGTGAACTAGTCACGTTGGTTGAATTAAACTCAGCCAGAACCTTATCTGCGTTTTCCCCATTACGAAAGCATTTAAAGGCGTCAAACCCTGATGGTATCTTAGCTGCGTTGACCCATGTTAACGTTATTACCAGTGTGGTTTGTGCTAGTTTGGGCTGGTTGTCGCGGTTATCGGTCAGCGAACGCAACACCTTTTCACTAGACAGAAAGGTCAATAGTGGGCTGGTAATGAAAACGACCTACGCTATCGCACCTTTTATTTACCGCTTTATACCTAATCCGGTTATTGCGGTTTCAAAAGGGGTGGCTGACGATCTAGTGGCATGTTCGGTTGTACGCCAAAAAGATGTGTGCACGGCGTCTAACCCAGTTATTACCCAAGAAACACGCCATGCAGCTACTCAAAACGCCAAACACCCTTGGTTAATGAATAAAACGGGCAAAATTGTGGTTGCCGTAGGGCGGCTATCTGACCAAAAAGGTTTTGATATGCTGATTGATGCCTTTGCGAATGTGGCAAAAGAAACGGATGCACGTTTAGTTATTTTCGGCGAAGGTGAATTACGCCCTGAACTTCAGCGCAAAATCGAGCAACACCATATCAGTCAGTCAGTTGACTTAGCGGGCTACACTGACAACCCCATTGCGGAAATAAAACGAGCCGATTTATTCGTGTTGTCTTCACGTTTTGAAGGCAGCCCAAATGTCTTGGTTGAAGCCATGTCTGTAGGCTGTAGAGTGGTTGCGTTTGATTGCCCCTCTGGGCCACTGGAAATACTTGATGGTGGTTCAGTCGCCCCCTTAGTCGAGTACAAAAACGTCTCGGCATTAGCGCAAACCATGGCTACTGAGCTCGCCAGTGAAAATACCCCAGATAACCGCAATAGAATTACCGATGCGGTGACGCGTTTCAGTGCCGAAAATTCTGCCAATGAGTACCGCCAGCTCATTTTTGCTCATGCTCACGTGAAGTAA
- a CDS encoding glycosyltransferase gives MGLKKVLFLHKWFALSGGVERVHLNLSNALASEGITSEFYVYDIKGDKKAGYDKLIESKTATHPNQTEGFIKKLRHLFAHIKAQKIDVIIAATETANILAAFCAVRFPSLSVVYTRHCAFDVSDQKLSPAKIKLLYNFYSLTGGAIVTVSGSLQQELLRNIRLGRKHVEFIPNAVVDKQVIEKSQTNTDNFISSDYFCAVGRLVEQKGFDMLIQAYAKARTKNSRLPKLIIVGIGEQLDELNRLAESLNVQEYVEFYGFTDNPYYIIRHAQAFILSSRHEGMPTALVEAMYLNTPVIAFDCPTGPSELIENGSNGFLVEANNVYKLADAIIQYEQLRGKEIAQSVSAFEYQSVARRYINEFSG, from the coding sequence GTGGGTCTTAAAAAGGTGCTGTTTTTACACAAGTGGTTTGCCTTATCGGGCGGAGTTGAGCGGGTTCATTTAAATTTGTCAAACGCGTTAGCAAGCGAAGGAATCACTTCGGAGTTTTATGTATACGATATTAAAGGCGATAAAAAAGCCGGCTACGATAAACTTATAGAATCAAAAACGGCCACGCACCCCAATCAAACTGAAGGGTTTATTAAAAAGCTACGTCATTTGTTTGCCCATATTAAGGCGCAAAAGATTGATGTCATCATAGCTGCAACCGAAACGGCGAACATACTTGCTGCTTTTTGTGCGGTCAGATTCCCGTCATTATCAGTGGTGTACACAAGGCATTGTGCGTTTGATGTGAGCGACCAAAAGCTTTCACCTGCTAAGATAAAATTACTGTACAACTTCTACTCTCTGACGGGCGGAGCAATAGTGACCGTGTCTGGCTCATTGCAACAAGAGCTATTGCGCAATATCAGATTAGGTAGAAAGCATGTTGAATTTATCCCCAATGCCGTAGTAGACAAGCAAGTTATCGAGAAATCGCAAACCAATACCGACAACTTTATTTCATCTGATTATTTTTGTGCAGTAGGGCGGTTAGTGGAGCAAAAAGGCTTCGATATGCTTATTCAGGCATATGCCAAGGCTCGTACCAAAAACAGTCGCTTACCCAAGCTTATCATTGTTGGCATCGGCGAACAGTTAGACGAGCTAAACCGATTGGCTGAATCGTTAAATGTGCAAGAATATGTAGAATTCTATGGGTTTACCGACAACCCGTATTACATCATTCGCCATGCTCAAGCCTTTATCTTGTCATCTCGCCATGAAGGCATGCCAACAGCCCTGGTAGAAGCCATGTATCTTAATACGCCGGTGATTGCCTTTGATTGCCCCACTGGGCCCTCAGAGTTGATTGAAAACGGCAGCAATGGCTTTTTAGTGGAAGCAAATAACGTCTATAAACTGGCTGACGCCATCATTCAGTATGAACAACTGCGCGGCAAAGAGATTGCGCAAAGTGTCAGCGCGTTTGAATACCAGAGTGTTGCCCGTCGCTATATCAATGAATTTAGTGGATAA
- a CDS encoding glycosyltransferase codes for MKKLSVLSYHPNRCSGFGGIENLVRSIKRSVEQSDITFYELYNREPPVEEIALACSKFDIKKPLMFDAGFLATFNKAWVFYRHVMREKYDIVITYHPANLLFFLLTKRKPKIVLVQSNSVEKLFQGRILKALAQKILDRVDAMTLYTSFDQHALSKRFAVNDQKMFIIPRACKLPSAAPRQHHDNRLVTICRISENQKNFTAMVEIMAQAPELTLDIYGAGSAEEVRELERKISAHPNIQFKGKTNDVAATLSQYSVFIMTSFYEGYGQSLIEARSQGLPIVLFNTFDAAQSVVVDGKNGFLIEPFDQTSFRDSIRKILESDALYKQMSLESVALSATTDPQSIQDKWLALFKSFQ; via the coding sequence ATGAAAAAACTGTCTGTGTTGTCTTATCACCCTAACCGATGTTCAGGCTTTGGTGGTATCGAAAACCTAGTTAGGTCAATTAAACGTTCGGTAGAGCAAAGCGACATCACTTTCTACGAGTTGTATAACAGAGAGCCACCAGTAGAGGAAATCGCCCTAGCGTGCAGTAAATTTGACATTAAAAAGCCGCTTATGTTTGACGCTGGATTTTTAGCAACCTTCAATAAAGCGTGGGTGTTCTATCGTCACGTCATGCGTGAAAAATATGACATAGTGATCACTTATCATCCTGCAAATCTACTGTTTTTTTTACTTACAAAACGCAAACCTAAAATAGTATTAGTGCAGTCAAATAGCGTCGAGAAATTGTTTCAAGGGCGAATATTAAAAGCGCTAGCCCAGAAGATTCTGGACAGAGTTGACGCCATGACGCTCTATACCTCTTTTGACCAACACGCCTTGTCTAAACGCTTTGCGGTTAATGACCAGAAGATGTTTATTATTCCCAGAGCATGTAAGTTACCTAGCGCCGCTCCACGACAACATCATGACAACAGACTTGTGACCATATGTAGAATTTCTGAGAATCAAAAGAATTTCACCGCTATGGTTGAGATTATGGCTCAGGCTCCTGAATTGACGTTAGATATATACGGTGCGGGCTCTGCTGAGGAAGTTAGGGAATTAGAGCGAAAGATTTCTGCACACCCTAACATTCAGTTTAAGGGTAAAACAAACGATGTGGCAGCGACACTTTCACAGTACAGTGTGTTCATTATGACATCTTTCTATGAAGGTTATGGGCAATCACTTATCGAAGCACGAAGCCAAGGGTTACCCATAGTATTGTTTAATACATTTGATGCCGCACAGTCTGTTGTTGTTGATGGTAAAAATGGTTTTCTCATCGAGCCATTCGATCAAACTTCATTCAGAGACAGCATACGAAAAATATTGGAAAGTGACGCGTTATACAAACAAATGTCATTAGAAAGCGTTGCCTTATCTGCCACGACTGACCCACAATCCATCCAAGATAAATGGTTAGCCTTGTTTAAGTCATTCCAATAA
- a CDS encoding acyltransferase family protein, whose product MKHRQDIDGLRALAVLAVVLFHFGVTGMSGGYAGVDIFFVISGFLITSILMKDAEQQSISFLGFYEKRIRRLFPALFATILASFLAAYFIFMPDEFREFGRSAIAAIAYLSNVFFWLSSDYFQGSSELSPLLHTWSLAVEEQFYLIFPVVVWASYKAGKRVFYWSVAALFASSFVASIWYIDTSASTVFYLSPFRFWELLAGSIVAIAFKENIVPNAKAASWLSVLGLVLLISPIFILNKESLFPGWAAVPSCLGTALLIWANDQNQWIGRFLKLRFMQFTGKISYSMYLWHWPIVVFYGYWIIRELVWWDTLLLLLVTYGISHLSCKYLEGPFRLKRGNTLKPLKVYSTSIAFSAVIFVLGVMVWKGDGFKSRFPEFVEQANLKDSHKKSGFADCFIKEDQFYYDSWRYDTCVMKTPGATDTILLWGDSHAFHLIGGLKTIQQVLNVNIALYASAGCSPLFDTDIPRNPQCRVNNEFVKELIDKHDISRLILAGNWAWAFKVEDPDIDLSSVQSTFNTLTEWNKKVFIVNQVPIYPVQNPAFLGMRLATSSKAPADYLLAPEYGVEASEQIKALLPDKNVFSPQDLLCKKGKCLIYRDNEIMVRDRAHLSNAASVYIVQSMAAKLEEALGLPEPSDTRLNVEGE is encoded by the coding sequence ATGAAGCATCGTCAAGATATTGATGGTTTAAGAGCGTTAGCTGTACTTGCGGTGGTCCTATTCCATTTCGGCGTAACTGGGATGTCAGGTGGTTACGCAGGGGTTGATATATTTTTTGTTATCTCAGGTTTCCTTATCACGTCTATTTTAATGAAAGACGCGGAACAGCAATCAATCAGTTTCCTCGGATTTTACGAGAAGCGCATTAGACGACTATTCCCGGCGCTCTTCGCGACGATTCTTGCTTCGTTTCTTGCGGCGTATTTTATTTTCATGCCTGATGAGTTTCGAGAATTTGGGCGCAGCGCTATTGCGGCGATAGCTTATCTGTCGAATGTGTTTTTCTGGTTAAGCAGTGATTATTTTCAAGGCTCATCTGAATTAAGCCCACTATTACACACATGGTCACTGGCCGTCGAAGAGCAGTTTTATTTAATTTTCCCAGTGGTTGTTTGGGCCAGTTATAAAGCAGGTAAACGTGTTTTTTATTGGTCTGTCGCCGCGTTGTTCGCAAGCTCTTTTGTGGCTTCAATTTGGTATATTGATACGTCGGCAAGCACTGTATTCTATTTATCACCCTTTCGATTTTGGGAGCTATTAGCTGGCTCCATTGTTGCTATCGCATTCAAAGAAAACATTGTGCCTAATGCAAAAGCTGCCAGTTGGTTGAGTGTGTTGGGTTTGGTGTTGCTGATTAGCCCCATTTTTATCTTAAATAAAGAAAGTCTCTTCCCTGGTTGGGCGGCGGTTCCGTCTTGTTTAGGCACGGCATTGCTTATTTGGGCAAACGATCAGAACCAATGGATTGGCCGCTTTCTGAAGCTTAGGTTTATGCAGTTTACTGGCAAGATTTCCTATTCCATGTACCTATGGCATTGGCCCATAGTGGTGTTTTACGGTTACTGGATCATCAGAGAGCTTGTTTGGTGGGATACCTTGTTACTTCTTCTTGTCACTTACGGCATAAGTCATTTGTCATGCAAATACTTAGAAGGGCCATTTAGGCTAAAACGGGGGAATACACTAAAGCCGCTAAAGGTGTATTCAACGTCTATTGCTTTTAGCGCTGTTATTTTTGTACTGGGTGTGATGGTGTGGAAAGGCGATGGTTTTAAAAGTCGCTTCCCTGAGTTCGTCGAGCAAGCCAACCTAAAAGACTCTCACAAAAAAAGTGGCTTCGCCGACTGCTTTATCAAAGAAGATCAGTTTTACTATGACAGCTGGCGTTACGATACTTGTGTCATGAAGACGCCGGGGGCAACGGACACGATCTTATTGTGGGGAGACTCCCATGCGTTTCACTTAATTGGCGGCCTAAAAACCATCCAGCAAGTGCTAAATGTTAATATTGCGCTGTATGCAAGTGCAGGTTGTTCGCCCCTTTTTGATACAGATATTCCACGTAACCCGCAATGTCGAGTCAATAATGAGTTCGTCAAAGAGTTAATCGATAAGCATGATATTAGCCGCTTAATTCTGGCAGGCAATTGGGCGTGGGCTTTTAAAGTTGAAGACCCAGATATCGATTTGTCGAGTGTGCAGAGCACCTTCAATACGCTGACAGAATGGAACAAAAAAGTATTTATTGTTAATCAAGTTCCTATTTACCCTGTACAAAATCCGGCATTTCTTGGTATGCGCTTGGCGACGTCGTCAAAAGCACCGGCAGATTACCTATTAGCGCCAGAATATGGGGTTGAGGCATCTGAACAAATTAAGGCACTATTACCAGATAAAAACGTCTTTAGCCCCCAAGACTTGTTGTGTAAAAAAGGAAAATGTCTGATATATCGCGATAACGAAATAATGGTCAGAGATAGGGCGCATCTTTCAAATGCAGCGAGTGTTTATATTGTGCAATCCATGGCCGCAAAATTAGAAGAAGCGCTGGGTTTACCAGAGCCTAGCGATACCCGCCTCAACGTAGAAGGTGAATAA
- a CDS encoding oligosaccharide flippase family protein: MSLKKQAAKGGLWLSITRTGISVIDFLVFVYLARILSLEDFGLVAFCMLFIEFANVSINAGVNQNIVQRKTWDEQYASSTMVYVVGLAFLVASGLVFIGAPIAYFTYSHIAAFVFMSLAPITILLSLQVVFNGKLVRDFKNKQMGYAKLIASILSAIVIITLAELEYGLWSLVVGRLVLASLELVFFSLIAEFRPKFYFNKEDKKELREFCLPLLGAAVLSMVNQKCVSLFTGLVLGPANFALLNAAKRGETMINQITMGSINSMVVPAFSRVEEGTNLGDLYIKLVVITATIVMPMFMGLAAIADPFVTIIFGEKFSDSAVFMSISAFVMFPAIIGWFLPTLLVSQGKTADAFKLTIISVTNSVIVAGCTIWFGITTMLIGIVVSNFLVLPMRFKIVKKHVSIDIKKLAFCILPSYLCALAMFVCIMFFKNILEPVIANQVILLILLILIGCVSYPAFGFMFFYKHTNEQLRVAKGMFLKNKK; this comes from the coding sequence ATGTCGTTAAAGAAACAAGCCGCTAAAGGAGGACTGTGGCTCTCAATCACACGAACCGGTATCAGTGTTATTGATTTTCTCGTGTTTGTTTATTTAGCGCGTATTCTTAGTCTTGAAGATTTTGGTTTAGTCGCTTTTTGTATGTTGTTTATTGAGTTCGCTAACGTTTCAATCAATGCTGGTGTTAACCAAAATATCGTACAGCGTAAAACCTGGGATGAACAATACGCGTCCAGCACTATGGTGTATGTTGTCGGTTTAGCTTTTTTAGTCGCTTCAGGTTTAGTTTTCATAGGCGCGCCGATTGCCTATTTCACCTATTCTCATATAGCGGCTTTCGTTTTTATGAGTCTTGCGCCCATAACCATATTGTTGAGCCTACAAGTAGTGTTTAACGGTAAATTAGTGAGAGATTTTAAAAACAAGCAAATGGGCTACGCTAAGCTGATCGCCTCGATTCTTTCCGCTATCGTGATCATCACTCTAGCCGAGTTAGAATATGGACTGTGGTCGTTGGTCGTTGGTCGTTTGGTACTTGCCAGTTTAGAACTAGTATTTTTTTCACTTATCGCTGAGTTCCGCCCAAAGTTTTATTTCAACAAAGAAGATAAAAAGGAGCTGAGAGAGTTTTGCTTGCCACTTTTGGGGGCGGCAGTATTATCTATGGTCAATCAAAAGTGTGTTTCGCTGTTCACAGGTTTAGTGTTAGGTCCAGCTAATTTCGCGTTACTAAACGCCGCTAAACGTGGCGAAACCATGATAAATCAAATCACGATGGGCTCTATTAACTCCATGGTTGTACCTGCTTTTTCGCGAGTGGAAGAAGGAACGAATTTAGGAGACCTATATATAAAATTAGTGGTCATTACAGCGACCATTGTCATGCCCATGTTCATGGGGCTTGCAGCTATTGCCGATCCGTTTGTCACGATTATATTCGGAGAAAAGTTTAGCGATAGTGCTGTTTTCATGAGCATTTCGGCTTTTGTTATGTTTCCCGCAATTATCGGTTGGTTTTTACCCACTCTACTCGTATCACAAGGTAAAACGGCTGATGCGTTTAAATTAACCATAATAAGCGTAACTAATAGCGTAATTGTTGCTGGGTGTACCATTTGGTTTGGTATAACAACAATGCTCATAGGCATTGTTGTTTCGAATTTTTTAGTACTGCCTATGCGATTTAAAATAGTCAAAAAACACGTTAGCATTGATATTAAAAAATTAGCATTCTGTATCTTACCTTCCTACCTTTGCGCTCTGGCTATGTTTGTTTGCATTATGTTTTTTAAAAATATTTTAGAACCAGTAATCGCTAACCAAGTTATTTTATTAATATTATTGATATTGATCGGCTGTGTTAGCTACCCAGCTTTCGGCTTTATGTTTTTCTATAAGCACACTAATGAGCAATTACGCGTGGCGAAGGGAATGTTTTTAAAGAATAAAAAGTAG